The Pseudomonas sp. B21-023 genomic interval CGACGTCGACGGCGTGCTCACCGATGGCCGCCTGTACTTCCTCGAAGACGGCAGCGAGTTCAAGACGTTCAACACCCTCGACGGCCACGGCATCAAGATGCTCATGGCCTCGGGCGTGACCACCGCGATCATCAGCGGTCGCAAGACCCCCGTGGTCGAGCGCCGGGCGAAAAATCTCGGCATCCCGCACCTGTTCCAGGGGCGCGAGGACAAACTGGTGGTGCTGGACGGCCTGCTCGCCGAACTCAATCTAAGCTATGAGCAGGTCGCCTACCTCGGCGACGACCTGCCCGACCTGCCAGTGATCCGCCGCGTCGGGCTGGGCATGGCGGTGCAGAATGCCGCGGCCTTCGTTCGCCAGCACGCCCACGGGGTTACCCAGGCCCGCGGCGGCGAAGGCGCCGCCCGCGAGTTCTGTGAACTGATCATGCAGGCCCAGGGCACCCTGGACGCTGCCAACGCCCATTACCTGTAAGGCTGCCCATGCTCAGCAAGAAGATCAGAAATGTCGCGCTGCTAGGCGGGATCGCCGCCGTGCTGGTTGCTGTAGGCTACTGGAACATCAGCCCGGAGAGTTTCCTCGAACAGCCCCAGGCCCAGGTCGACCAGAGCGCTGTCGACTACTACGCGATCAACGCCCACAGCTTGCAGTTCCTGCCCGACGGCAAGCTGCAGTACGAAATGACCGCCGCCAAGGTCGAGCACCTCAAGGCCAGCGAGGTTACCCTGGTGACCACCCCCGACCTGCACATGTACCGTGGTACCGAATACCCGTGGCATGTGCAGAGCAAGCGCGCCGAGGTCAACCCGGACGGCACCGAGGTGGAGTTGATCGACGAGGTGCGCGTGGCGCGCACCGACGAGAAGCAACGCGAAACCATCATCACCAGCACACGCATGACCGTGTTCCCGCAGAAGCAATATGCGCAGACCGAGCAAGCCGTTAGAATCGACGGCGCCGGTGGCACGACTACGGGCAAAGGAATGAAAGCGTATTTGAAAGAAGGCAGGATGGACCTGCTCTCTAACGTAAGAGGACAGTATGAGGCTCGTTAAAACCATCCCCCTTCTGCTCAGCCTGGGCGTAGCACTGGGAAGCGCGAGCGCCTTCGCCCTGCCGAACGACCGTGACCAGCCGATCCGCATCCAGGCGGACAACGCCCACCTGGACGACAAACAGGGCGTGGCCACCTACACGGGCGACGTGATCATCACCCAGGGCTCAATGATGATCAAAGGCAACACCGTGACCATGACCCGCGCCGCCAACGGCGATATCGATGTGGTCACCTCGGTGGGCAACCTGGCCTACTTCGAGCAGCAGCAGAGCGCCGCCAAGCCCGACAAGATGAAAGGCTGGGCCGTGACCATCCAGTACCAGGCGCAGAAAGACGTGGTGATCCTCACCGACCGCGCCAAGGTCGAGAACGAAGGCAACACCACCGAAGGCGAGAAGATCGTCTACAACACCAAGACCCAGGTGGCTACCGCCGGGCGCGGTGGCAACGTGACTGCACCGCGTCAGCGTATCGACATGGTCATTCAACCGAAGAAAAAGGCCGAGTAAATGGCAACCCTCAAAGCCCAGCACCTGGCCAAGAGCTACAAGGGCAGGCAAGTCGTGCGCGACGTCAGCCTGTCCATCGACAGCGG includes:
- a CDS encoding HAD family hydrolase, which produces MTQDLMQRAKAIKLAVFDVDGVLTDGRLYFLEDGSEFKTFNTLDGHGIKMLMASGVTTAIISGRKTPVVERRAKNLGIPHLFQGREDKLVVLDGLLAELNLSYEQVAYLGDDLPDLPVIRRVGLGMAVQNAAAFVRQHAHGVTQARGGEGAAREFCELIMQAQGTLDAANAHYL
- the lptA gene encoding lipopolysaccharide transport periplasmic protein LptA — translated: MRLVKTIPLLLSLGVALGSASAFALPNDRDQPIRIQADNAHLDDKQGVATYTGDVIITQGSMMIKGNTVTMTRAANGDIDVVTSVGNLAYFEQQQSAAKPDKMKGWAVTIQYQAQKDVVILTDRAKVENEGNTTEGEKIVYNTKTQVATAGRGGNVTAPRQRIDMVIQPKKKAE
- the lptC gene encoding LPS export ABC transporter periplasmic protein LptC, which codes for MLSKKIRNVALLGGIAAVLVAVGYWNISPESFLEQPQAQVDQSAVDYYAINAHSLQFLPDGKLQYEMTAAKVEHLKASEVTLVTTPDLHMYRGTEYPWHVQSKRAEVNPDGTEVELIDEVRVARTDEKQRETIITSTRMTVFPQKQYAQTEQAVRIDGAGGTTTGKGMKAYLKEGRMDLLSNVRGQYEAR